The following DNA comes from Marinilactibacillus sp. Marseille-P9653.
GCAAAAATACGCGCTGCTGAATTGTTGGATGCTTTTGGACTTTCTGAAGCTGCTAACAAACAAGCAAAAGATTATTCCGGTGGTATGCGCAGGCGTCTGGATATAGCAGCAAGCATCGTCATTACTCCAGATCTCTTGTTTTTAGATGAACCGACAACGGGATTAGATCCTAGAAGTCGAAACCAGGTCTGGGCTGTAATTCGTGCATTGACGGGCACAGGTACGACTGTACTCTTAACGACTCAATATCTGGAAGAAGCCGATCAGTTAGCTGACCGGATAGCCGTCATCAATAAAGGTAAAATCATTGCTGAAGGAACGGCTCATGACTTGAAAGCCTCCCTAGGAAACAATATGCTTCATGTGACATTGAAGTCTCAAAAAGACAAATTCAGAGCCGAGGAAATCGTGGAAACAAGCGTAGGAGAAGTTCTCCATGAATCTTCTAAAACCGATCAGCTGCATATCAAAGTTTCAACCCCCTCTGACGCTACAAAAGCACTAACAGCACTCGCTGAACAACAAATTGATGTACTTACCTTCTCTTTAGGTCAACCTAGCTTAGACGAAGTATTTTTGGCGTTAACAGAAGAGTCGAAAACCGTATCTATTCCAGAGCAATCATCTATCTTGAAATAAAAGGAGGTTTTTAAATGGCTCAGAATCAGACAATCAATCAAGAAAAGCTACAACAAGCGATTTTGTCAAAACAACGTCCAACACCCCCTAGTCCGATTGTGTCTGTACAAATATTCGCCATGCGTGCATTACTCAGAACGAAACATGCTCCAATGGCACTAATGGACATTACGGCTATGCCAATTTTATTTTTACTGATGTTTACTTTCTTATTTGGTGGTGCTATAGCTGGTTCGGTTCAGGAGTATCTTCAATTTATACTACCCGGTATTTTAGTACAGACTGTGACCCAGATCACTATGTACACCGGACTTGATTTAAATAAAGATATTCAAAAAGGCTTTTTCGACCGTCAAAGAACGCTACCTATTTGGGGACCTTCTTCTCTTGTCGGAGCAATGACTTTCGATGCGCTTAGATATACCATTGCTTCAATGATTATGATTTTGTTTGCTATGATCTTAGGCTTCAGGCCCGAAGGTGGACTGATTGGCGTTATCCTTGCCGTTGCATTACTGTTGGTATTCTCATTTTGCCTTTCATGGATATGGAATGTTTTAGCGCTTGTTTTGAAATCAGAAAATGCTTTGATGGCGAGTGCCATGATGGTTATTTTTCCACTCACTTTCTTGAGTAGCGCTTTTGTTGATCCAAGCACCATGCCTCGTATATTAGAAACTTTTGTTAAAATTAATCCAATCTCCATGCTTGTAGATGCTGTCAGAGGACTGATGCATGGGTATGATGTCTCTACTGCTATCTTTTGGACACTCACTGCATCAGGTATTATGCTCGCCATTTTTGCACCACTGACTATGCGACTTTATAACAACAAAAATTAATACACTGATCTTTCTAAAAAACCAATAAAACCCCATCAACGCATACGTTGATGTACCGACCCCCAAAAGTTAGAGTAACATTCTAACTTTTGGGGGCTTTTTACATGGCGAAATATAGTCAAGAATTCAAATTAAAACTTGTAAAAGAATACGAAAATGGCAAATTGGGATATAAATCACTAGCTAAAAAGTACGGTATACCAGATTCTTCTCCTATTAGAAAATGGACCAACCTTTATAAAACTTATGGAAAAGAAGGATTAAGCCCAAAGAAATCGAAAGAAGTCTATCCTGTTCATTTCAAATTAGATGTATTACAATTTATGAAACGAACAGGTTCTTCCTACCAAGAAACGGCTAATTCCTTCGGAATCAGAGAACTTTCTGTTATTGCGAATTGGAATCAAGCTTTTAACAAAGAAGGGATAGAAGGCCTGAAACCTAAAAAAAAGGGACGACCTTCTATGTCTAAATTACCTAAAAAAACAAAAGTGAATAAGAGTCAGAGTATGTCTAGAGAACAAGAGCTAGAGCGTGAGAATGAACTTCTTAGGTTAGAGAACGCTTATTTAAAAAAGGTAAAAGCTTACGAGGAGAATCCAAATGGCTTCCTCGCAGAGCACAAACAAGGTTGGCATTTGAGCTCAAAAAAGAAGGATATAGATTGAAAGATATTTTTAAAGTTGTGGGCATTCCTGAGGCTACGTACCATTATCATATAAAACGAACAGGCGCATAGGATTACGATTTGTCTTTAAAAGAACAGATTACTGATATATTCTATCAATCCAAAGAGCGTTACGGATATAAGCGAATCACGGACGAATTGAATGACGCTGGAATAGTAATCAACCATAAAAAGGTCTATCGCTTAATGAAGGAGTTAGGGTTGAAATGTATTAAATTCACACGTAAGACTCGAAAATATAACTCTTACAAAGGAACTGTAGGAAAAGTTGCCAAGAACAAGTTAAACCGCCGGTTTAATACGTCAATTCCTTTACAGAAACTAGTGACTGATATCACTGAATTTAAATGTACTGGAGATCAAAAACTTTATTTTAATCCCATAGTAGATTTGTATAATGGTGAAATTATTTCTTACAGTATTAATAAGCGTCCTGTTTTAGATTTAGCAATGGAACCTTTAAAAGAAGCTATTAAAACGATAAAGCAAAAAGCTACTGTTCGCACTACGATTCATTCCGATCAAGGGTGGCACTATCAACATAAAAAATGGGTAAATTTATTAAAACAGAATAAAATCTTCCAGAGCATGTCTCGTAAAGCAACCTGTTCTGATAATGCCGTTATAGAAAACTTTTTTGGGATTATGAAGCAAGAAATGTATCACGGAGAACCTAAAGTAAGCTATGAAGAACTAAGAGAACAGATTGAAGAATATATTGAGTGGTACAATACCACTCGTAGAAAGAAAAAACTGGCTGGCTTAAGTCCAGTAGAATACCGAACTCAAGCCAGCCAGTCGGCTGCATAATATTAAAACTCTAACTTTTGGGGGTCAGCACCTGATGGGGTTTTGAGTATTAACGATAATCTTTCATTGCACGATCAACTTGACGCTTCTGATCTTTTTGCTTGAGTGATTCACGTTTATCGTATTGTTTTTTACCTTTTGCGAGACCAATCAGTACTTTGGCATATCCATTTCGAATATATACCTTCAGCGGTACAATCGTTACTCCGCCTTGTTTGGTTTCTCCAACAAATTTATCGATTTGTTTTTTCTTCATCAATAGTTTTCTAGTTCTCACAGGATCATGATTAAACTGGTTTCCTTTATCGAATGGCGCGATATGGACATTATATAACCACATTTCTCCATTACGAATTCCAGCATAACCATCCTTAAGGTTAATTCTGCCGGCACGAATCGACTTGATTTCCGTTCCGTTCAAGACGATCCCTGCTTCAACAGTATCTAAAATACTATATTCAAATCTTGCTTTCTTATTTTGAGCAATCAGCTTACCTTCACCTTTAGGCACCTGTATCACCCTCCTTTTGTCTACGACTACTACTTACGTTTTCCTGATCGTTTCTTCTTGGTCGTTCTTCTTTCAGAAGACGATTGATTTCGATCAGATTTTTGATTCCCTTTTGAGTTTTTACCACGTCTTTGATTCTTATTTCGGCCTGATTGATTTGTGGGTCTAGATTGTTTTCGTTTTTCATCTTCAGGGATATCTGCTAACTCAAAGTCGATCTGGTAGCCTTCAATATTCGCTGCAGTCAGTTTAACTTTGACTGGTTCCCCAATCTTGAATTTCCTACCTGTTCTACGGCCCATCAGAATCAATCCACGTTCGTTGAATTCATAGTAATCATCATCCATTTTAGAGATGTGTACAAGCCCTTCAACTGTATTCGGTAACTGAACAAACATTCCGAAGTTCGTAACAGATGTAACGAGTCCTTCGAATTCTTCTCCAATTTTCCCAGCCATGTATTCTGTTTTCTTCAGTTCGTCTGTTTCACGTTCAGCATCTACTGCACGACGTTCGGTTTTAGAACTGTGCTCTGCTATTTCTGGTAATTTCTTCTCCCAGCGTTGACGAGCCTTCTGATCTTTTCCGACTTCATCATAGTAATGAATCAATCGATGAAGAATCAAATCAGGATAACGTCTGATTGGAGACGTGAAGTGAGAATAATAATCAGCTGCTAGTCCGTAGTGTCCGATAGGATCCACGTCATATTTCGCTTGCTGCATCGATCTCAGCATCAGCATACTGACAACCGTTTCTTCTGGTTTCCCTTTAACTTCATTCATCACAGCTTGCAAGTCAAGTGGAGAAACACTATCTTTTGTCCCTTTTACATTGATTCCAAAACTTGAAACAAATTCCAAGAATCTCTGCATTTTTGCTTCGTCAGGACGAGCGTGGATTCTATAAAGAATTGGCAATTCTTGTTTTGCGTAATATTCAGATACTGTTTCGTTCGCTGCTAGCATGAAAGATTCTATCAAACGTTCACCGATGCCGCGCTCGCGCACAAGAATATCCACAGGCATCCCTTCAGGGTCAACTTCAATTTTTGCTTCTCTTGTATCAAAGTCGATAGATCCACGACTAACTCTTTTCTTCTCAAGGATATGGTGTAATTCTCCCATCGTTTCGAAAAGATCAACCAAATCAGCATGTTCTTTTAATGTTTCTGGATCTTTTTCCGTTAAGATCTCATTGACTGCTGTATACGTCATTCGACGGAATGAACGAATCACACTCGGAAAGATTTCATAACTTACGATATCACCAGACTGATCGATTTCCATTTCACAACTCAATGTCAAGCGATCAACATTTGGGTGCAGTGAACAGATTCCGTTTGAAAGACGTTGCGGTAACATCGGCACTACTCGGTCAGTCAAGTACACACTGGTCCCACGCTCGAAGGCTTCCTGATCCATTGGACTGTCTTCTTTCACATAGTGCGAAACATCCGCGATATGAACCCCTAAGTGGTAATGGCCATTCTCGAGCTTTTTGACCACAACTGCATCATCTAAATCTTTTGCATCTGCTCCATCAATGGTCACAATGACTTCATCTCGCAAGTCTCTACGGCCTTCTAAATCCGATTCAGCAATTTGATCTGGTACAGCCTCTGCGTCTGCAATCACTTCATCCGAAAATTCTGAGGGGATATTATATTTATTGACGATTGTAAGAATTTCAATTCCTGGTTCGTCTTTGTGCCCAATTGTACGAACAACAAATCCAAACATGTCCTCATCATTGCTTCGAGGATATTTAGAAATTTCAACCTGAACGATACTACCTTCTACAGGACGAATCCCTTTGTCTGTGATTTGCATCTTCATGCTTGGAATTTTCTTGCTTTGCGTTTTGACATATCCAAACAATCCGCTATTTGTGACTTCATTATCCGAGTAAGCATGGAATTCACCTATCAGCGTTGTTGTTGCACGTTCAACGACTTCAAGAACTCTTCCAACAGGTCCTTTACCCTTCCAAGGAACAGCCTCTTTTGTCACTTCAATCGTGACTAGATCGCCATTCAGTGCTGAGTTTGTTTCATGAGGTGGAATAAAGATATCGTCATCAAATTCTTCTATAGGAACAAATCCAAATCCTTTATCCGTACCACTAAACACACCTTGCATAACCGGTTCTGCATCTTTCAATTTGAATCGACCT
Coding sequences within:
- a CDS encoding IS3 family transposase; the encoded protein is MSLKEQITDIFYQSKERYGYKRITDELNDAGIVINHKKVYRLMKELGLKCIKFTRKTRKYNSYKGTVGKVAKNKLNRRFNTSIPLQKLVTDITEFKCTGDQKLYFNPIVDLYNGEIISYSINKRPVLDLAMEPLKEAIKTIKQKATVRTTIHSDQGWHYQHKKWVNLLKQNKIFQSMSRKATCSDNAVIENFFGIMKQEMYHGEPKVSYEELREQIEEYIEWYNTTRRKKKLAGLSPVEYRTQASQSAA
- the rnr gene encoding ribonuclease R; the encoded protein is MSKEIYEDMEQLKETILNFIETHKENSVEVKAISEGVNSTGSKAFKKMINAIAELEREGRIVLTQEGRFKLKDAEPVMQGVFSGTDKGFGFVPIEEFDDDIFIPPHETNSALNGDLVTIEVTKEAVPWKGKGPVGRVLEVVERATTTLIGEFHAYSDNEVTNSGLFGYVKTQSKKIPSMKMQITDKGIRPVEGSIVQVEISKYPRSNDEDMFGFVVRTIGHKDEPGIEILTIVNKYNIPSEFSDEVIADAEAVPDQIAESDLEGRRDLRDEVIVTIDGADAKDLDDAVVVKKLENGHYHLGVHIADVSHYVKEDSPMDQEAFERGTSVYLTDRVVPMLPQRLSNGICSLHPNVDRLTLSCEMEIDQSGDIVSYEIFPSVIRSFRRMTYTAVNEILTEKDPETLKEHADLVDLFETMGELHHILEKKRVSRGSIDFDTREAKIEVDPEGMPVDILVRERGIGERLIESFMLAANETVSEYYAKQELPILYRIHARPDEAKMQRFLEFVSSFGINVKGTKDSVSPLDLQAVMNEVKGKPEETVVSMLMLRSMQQAKYDVDPIGHYGLAADYYSHFTSPIRRYPDLILHRLIHYYDEVGKDQKARQRWEKKLPEIAEHSSKTERRAVDAERETDELKKTEYMAGKIGEEFEGLVTSVTNFGMFVQLPNTVEGLVHISKMDDDYYEFNERGLILMGRRTGRKFKIGEPVKVKLTAANIEGYQIDFELADIPEDEKRKQSRPTNQSGRNKNQRRGKNSKGNQKSDRNQSSSERRTTKKKRSGKRK
- a CDS encoding ATP-binding cassette domain-containing protein, translating into MVKTEDYAIEVNGLIKKFGDFTAVDAIDLKITKGSVYGFLGPNGAGKTTTLRMLATLLTIDGGSASVFGYDVASQPKKIRPRIALTGQYASVDEDLSGSENLTMISRLMGYSKKEAKIRAAELLDAFGLSEAANKQAKDYSGGMRRRLDIAASIVITPDLLFLDEPTTGLDPRSRNQVWAVIRALTGTGTTVLLTTQYLEEADQLADRIAVINKGKIIAEGTAHDLKASLGNNMLHVTLKSQKDKFRAEEIVETSVGEVLHESSKTDQLHIKVSTPSDATKALTALAEQQIDVLTFSLGQPSLDEVFLALTEESKTVSIPEQSSILK
- the smpB gene encoding SsrA-binding protein SmpB, whose product is MPKGEGKLIAQNKKARFEYSILDTVEAGIVLNGTEIKSIRAGRINLKDGYAGIRNGEMWLYNVHIAPFDKGNQFNHDPVRTRKLLMKKKQIDKFVGETKQGGVTIVPLKVYIRNGYAKVLIGLAKGKKQYDKRESLKQKDQKRQVDRAMKDYR
- a CDS encoding ABC transporter permease; translation: MAQNQTINQEKLQQAILSKQRPTPPSPIVSVQIFAMRALLRTKHAPMALMDITAMPILFLLMFTFLFGGAIAGSVQEYLQFILPGILVQTVTQITMYTGLDLNKDIQKGFFDRQRTLPIWGPSSLVGAMTFDALRYTIASMIMILFAMILGFRPEGGLIGVILAVALLLVFSFCLSWIWNVLALVLKSENALMASAMMVIFPLTFLSSAFVDPSTMPRILETFVKINPISMLVDAVRGLMHGYDVSTAIFWTLTASGIMLAIFAPLTMRLYNNKN
- a CDS encoding helix-turn-helix domain-containing protein codes for the protein MAKYSQEFKLKLVKEYENGKLGYKSLAKKYGIPDSSPIRKWTNLYKTYGKEGLSPKKSKEVYPVHFKLDVLQFMKRTGSSYQETANSFGIRELSVIANWNQAFNKEGIEGLKPKKKGRPSMSKLPKKTKVNKSQSMSREQELERENELLRLENAYLKKVKAYEENPNGFLAEHKQGWHLSSKKKDID